A genomic window from Glycine soja cultivar W05 chromosome 10, ASM419377v2, whole genome shotgun sequence includes:
- the LOC114371741 gene encoding DDT domain-containing protein DDB_G0282237-like, protein MSFGKLLRLSPYSLKDFENAISHKESNVVLLVESHVVLLLVLIKGDDEYSAAVLEKIQKKSEYFDWEMEKWQIRTSPLGKDKYYNRYWWFHRDGRIFVESSDSKVSGVYSSQEELYALMSSLNCKGVRERSLHKQLEKYYNRICSELQKSSKDLVHKVAQDDSMVRRSTRVWAPPRENPSKAFVKYANDTLRRIGKGSRGHVVVLPTVVVNNRQYRDVETNECLTNNGGCWKDNLDEALLENEFR, encoded by the exons atgtcttttggtAAACTGTTGCGGTTGTCTCCTTACTCTCTCAAAGATTTTGAAAATGCAATTAGCCACAAGGAAAGCAATGTAGTTCTTCTAGTGGAATCTCATGTAGTACTCTTACTAGTGCTCATCAAAGGTGATGATGAATACTCTGCAGCTGTTCTGGAAAAAATACAGAAGAAG AGTGAATATTTTGATTGGGAGATGGAGAAATGGCAAATTCGTACAAGTCCCTTAGGTAAGGACAAATATTATAATAGGTATTGGTGGTTTCACCGTGATGGGAGGATATTTGTTGAAAGTTCTGACTCCAAGGTATCAGGAGTCTACAGTAGCCAAGAAGAG CTTTATGCATTGATGAGTTCACTGAATTGCAAAGGTGTAAGGGAAAGGTCACTGCATAAACAAttggaaaaatattataatagaaTATG CTCTGAACTGCAGAAAAGTTCAAAGGATTTGGTGCATAAGGTTGCCCAGGATGACTCTATGGTCCGAAGGTCTACTCGTGTTTGGGCTCCACCTAGGGAAAATCCTTCCAAAGCTTTCGTCAAATATGCCAATGACACATTAAGAAGA ATTGGAAAGGGATCGCGAGGTCATGTTGTTGTATTGCCTACTGTTGTTGTCAATAATCGACAATATCGAG ATGTGGAGACAAATGAGTGCTTGACAAACAATGGTGGTTGCTGGAAGGATAATTTAGATGAAGCACTATTAGAGAATGAATTTAGATGA